In Oryza brachyantha chromosome 2, ObraRS2, whole genome shotgun sequence, a single window of DNA contains:
- the LOC102707188 gene encoding uncharacterized protein LOC102707188, whose protein sequence is MGYDAMAHDASSPAAAAARDAKKKRGNRSAAKLKQSKLDVRREQWLSQVKDGKEVKAVVSPGTAAGANSGSPILASPHPPLPRRRAEIRTREGEPEDYKEDSVGASQDVGSSDHDSPLHSPVSCNAPVGCLQQKHCSGNGGGRSFSSGSSAWSSSRSGTDSDDDTGDSPENDDGVLDDWEAVADALSVDDNHNHQDPMPASPPVIPTSCPEPANGATRQEPIKSRTRAWSPDDVFRPQSLPSLSKQVSFPASMGNCWVAMGIGSAQKGILSLPISCPICYEDLDPTDSSFLPCPCGFHLCLFCHKRILEADGRCPGCRKQYTPASSGGGTIGNECEMGNLRLSRSCSMGPRY, encoded by the exons ATGGGATACGACGCCATGGCCCACGACGcgtcctccccggcggcggcggcggcgcgggacgCGAAGAAGAAGCGG GGGAACCGGTCGGCGGCGAAGCTGAAGCAGAGCAAGCTCGACGTGCGGCGGGAGCAGTGGCTGTCGCAGG TGAAGGATGGGAAGGAGGTGAAGGCTGTGGTATCCCCTGGAACAGCGGCAGGAGCTAACTCTGGGTCACCGATACTTGCCTCGCCAcaccctcctctccctcgccgTCGTGCAGAGATACGGACAAGGGAAGGGGAGCCAGAGGATTACAAGGAGGATTCTGTTGGTGCTAGCCAGGATGTTGGTAGCAGTGATCATGATTCCCCGTTGCACAGCCCTGTCTCCTGCAATGCCCCTGTTGGCTGCTTGCAGCAGAAGCACTGCTCAGGCAATGGTGGCGGCCGTAGCttcagcagcggcagcagtgCTTGGTCCAGCTCTCGAAGTGGGACTGATTCCGACGATGACACTGGTGATAGCCCAGAGAATGATGAtggagttttggatgattggGAGGCTGTTGCTGATGCACTCTCAGTGGATGACAATCATAACCACCAGGATCCAATGCCAGCATCTCCACCAGTCATACCTACATCATGCCCAGAACCTGCTAATGGAGCAACAAGGCAAGAACCAATCAAGAGCAGAACAAGAGCTTGGAGCCCAGATGATGTATTTCGTCCACAGAGTTTGCCCAGCCTCTCCAAACAAGTCAGCTTCCCAGCTAGCATGGGTAATTGCTGGGTGGCAATGGGGATAGGATCTGCACAAAAGGGAATCCTTTCATTGCCGATATCCTGCCCTATATGCTACGAGGACCTTGATCCAACAGATTCGAGCTTCCTCCCTTGCCCCTGTGGTTTTCATCTGTGTCTCTTCTGCCACAAGAGAATTCTCGAGGCGGATGGGCGATGTCCTGGCTGTAGGAAGCAGTACACCCCAGCATCTTCAGGTGGAGGAACAATTGGAAATGAATGTGAGATGGGGAATTTGCGTCTGTCCCGTTCTTGTAGTATGGGTCCAAGATACTAA
- the LOC102715271 gene encoding protein NRT1/ PTR FAMILY 6.4, which produces MVSAGGHGGADDGTVIDYRGNPVDKSKTGGWLGAGLILGTELAERVCVMGISMNLVTYLVGDLHLSNAKSANIVTNFMGTLNLLALVGGFLADAKLGRYLTIAISATIAATGVSLLTVDTMLPGMRPPPCEDARGAGAHMRCVPARGGQLAMLYAALYTVAAGAGGLKANVSGFGSDQFDGRDPREERAMVFFFNRFYFCISLGSLFAVTVLVYVQDNVGRGWGYGVSAVAMVLAVAVLVAGTPKYRYRRPEGSPLTVIGRVLLTAWTNRRLPLPADAGELHGYHTSKVAYTDRLRCLDRAAIVEADLAASPAKKQASSSASAMTVTEVEEVKMVVKLLPIWSTCILFWTVYSQMTTFSVEQATRMDRHLRPGAASGFAIPAGSLSVFLFLSILLFTSVNERVLVPVASRLTRRPQGLTSLQRVGAGLFLATVAMAVAALVEKKRRNATNNGGAMVSAFWLVPQFFLVGAGEAFAYVGQLEFFIREAPERMKSMSTGLFLVTLSMGFFLSSFLVFVVDAVTRGAWIRNNLDAGRLDLFYWMLAVLGVVNFAAFLAFARRHEYKQPGAATVVAPAADDGARGGEEKEMDDVVVVKEAVEGMDV; this is translated from the exons ATG GTTTCTGCCGGAGGTcatggcggcgccgacgacggcacggtcaTCGACTACCGGGGTAACCCGGTCGATAAGTCCAAGACCGGTGGATGGCTCGGCGCCGGGCTTATCCTAG GGACGGAGCTGGCGGAGCGGGTGTGCGTGATGGGCATCTCGATGAACCTGGTCACGTACCTCGTCGGCGACCTCCACCTCTCCAACGCCaagtccgccaacatcgtcacCAACTTCATGGGCACGCTCAACCTCCTCGCCCTCGTCGGCGgcttcctcgccgacgccaaGCTCGGCCGCTACCTCACCATCGCCATCTccgccaccatcgccgccacc GGCGTGAGCTTGCTGACGGTGGACACGATGCTGCCGGGgatgcggccgccgccgtgcgagGACGCGCGCGGCGCAGGGGCGCACATGCGGTGCGTGCCGGCGCGGGGCGGGCAGCTGGCGATGCTGTACGCGGCCCTCTACACGGTCGCGGCGGGGGCCGGGGGCCTGAAGGCGAATGTCTCCGGGTTCGGCTCCGACCAGTTCGACGGGCGGGACCCGCGGGAGGAGCGCGCCATGGTCTTCTTCTTTAACCGCTTCTACTTCTGCATCAGCCTCGGCTCCCTGTTCGCGGTCACCGTGCTGGTGTACGTCCAGGACAACGTCGGCCGCGGGTGGGGCTACGGCgtctccgccgtcgccatggtcctcgccgtcgccgtgctcgTCGCCGGCACGCCCAAGTACCGGTACCGCCGCCCCGAGGGGAGCCCGCTTACCGTCATCGGTAGGGTTCTTCTGACGGCGTGGACGAACCGCAGGCTGCCTCttcccgccgacgccggcgagctccatGGCTACCACACGTCCAAGGTGGCCTACACTGACCGCCTCAG GTGCCTGGACAGGGCGGCGATCGTGGAGGCGGACCtggccgcgtcgccggcgaagaagcaggcgtcgtcgtcggcgtcggcgatgaCGGTgacggaggtggaggaggtgaagaTGGTGGTGAAGCTGCTGCCCATCTGGTCGACCTGCATCCTCTTCTGGACGGTGTACTCCCAGATGACCACCTTCTCCGTGGAGCAGGCCACCCGCATGgaccgccacctccgccccggcgccgcctccgggTTCGCCATCCCGGCCGGCTCGCTCTccgtcttcctcttcctctccatcctcctcttcaCCTCCGTCAACGAGCGCGTCCTCGTGCCGGTGGCCAGCCGCCTCACGCGGCGCCCGCAGGGGCTCACCTCGCTCCAGCGCGTCGGCGCGGGCCTCTtcctcgccaccgtcgccatggccgtcgccgcgctcgtcgagAAGAAGCGCCGCAACGCCACTAACAACGGCGGGGCCATGGTCAGCGCGTTCTGGCTGGTGCCGCAGTTCTTCCTGgtgggcgccggcgaggcgttCGCGTACGTGGGGCAGCTGGAGTTCTTCATCCGCGAGGCGCCGGAGCGGATGAAGTCCATGAGCACGGGGCTGTTCCTGGTGACGCTGTCCATGGGGTTCTTCCTCAGCAGCTTcctcgtcttcgtcgtcgacgccgtcaCGCGCGGCGCGTGGATACGGAACAACCTCGACGCCGGGAGGCTGGACCTCTTCTACTGGATGCTGGCCGTGCTCGGGGTCGTCAACTTCGCGGCGTTCCTGGCGTTCGCGAGGCGGCACGAGTACAAGCAGCCCGGCGCGGCTACCGTGGtggcgcccgccgccgacgacggcgcgcgcggcggcgaggagaaggAGATGGACGACGTCGTCGTGGTCAAGGAGGCCGTCGAAGGGATGGACGTGTAG